The following proteins come from a genomic window of Kocuria palustris:
- the rpsR gene encoding 30S ribosomal protein S18: MAKHEIRKPKPKANPLKAAGVTEIDYKDVALLRKFISDRGKIRARRVTGVSVQEQRKIAQAVKNAREVALLPYAGSGR; this comes from the coding sequence ATGGCGAAGCATGAGATTCGCAAGCCCAAGCCGAAGGCGAACCCGCTCAAGGCCGCAGGCGTCACCGAGATCGACTACAAGGACGTTGCGCTGCTGCGCAAGTTCATCTCCGACCGCGGCAAGATCCGCGCGCGTCGCGTGACCGGCGTCTCCGTCCAGGAGCAGCGCAAGATCGCCCAGGCCGTCAAGAACGCCCGTGAGGTCGCCCTGCTCCCCTACGCCGGCTCCGGCCGCTGA
- a CDS encoding prenyltransferase, producing MTRTEGTAAAARQLVGASRPLSWVNTAYPFAAAYLMAGGGLTAELVVGTVFFLIPYNLLMYGINDVFDYESDLRNPRKGGVEGIVLASRWHRLTLWWACLLPVPFVLALLWWGSWASAAVLVVTLVAVVAYSAPGMRFKERPVLDSMTSSAHFVGPAAFGLALTGAPLTTTAAVSLLAFFLWGMASQAFGAVQDVIADREAGIGSIATALGGRRTVRLAIGLYAAAGLVMAAADWPAALAGLLVVPYLVSILPFHDVPDERCEVARRGWRRFLWLNMVTGFLLTLLLLWISWGR from the coding sequence ATGACGCGCACCGAGGGGACGGCGGCAGCCGCCCGGCAGCTCGTGGGCGCCTCCCGCCCGCTGAGCTGGGTCAACACCGCGTATCCGTTCGCGGCCGCCTACTTGATGGCCGGTGGAGGACTCACCGCCGAGCTGGTGGTGGGGACGGTCTTCTTCCTGATCCCCTACAACCTGCTGATGTACGGCATCAACGACGTCTTCGACTACGAATCGGATCTGCGCAATCCCCGCAAGGGCGGGGTCGAGGGCATCGTGCTGGCCTCCCGCTGGCACCGCCTGACGCTGTGGTGGGCATGCCTGCTGCCGGTTCCGTTCGTGCTCGCGCTGCTCTGGTGGGGGTCCTGGGCATCAGCGGCGGTCCTGGTGGTCACCCTGGTGGCCGTCGTGGCATATTCCGCCCCTGGCATGCGGTTCAAGGAGCGTCCCGTGCTGGACTCCATGACGTCGTCCGCCCACTTTGTGGGCCCGGCGGCCTTCGGCCTGGCGCTGACGGGCGCGCCCCTGACGACGACGGCCGCCGTCTCCCTGCTCGCGTTCTTCCTGTGGGGCATGGCCTCCCAGGCCTTCGGGGCGGTGCAGGATGTGATCGCCGACCGGGAAGCGGGGATCGGGTCGATCGCCACGGCTCTCGGCGGTCGCAGGACCGTCCGGCTGGCGATCGGGCTCTACGCCGCAGCCGGGCTCGTGATGGCCGCGGCGGACTGGCCCGCGGCGCTGGCCGGACTGCTGGTCGTGCCGTACCTGGTGAGCATCCTCCCGTTCCATGACGTGCCCGATGAGCGCTGCGAGGTGGCGCGCCGCGGTTGGCGGCGCTTCCTGTGGCTGAACATGGTCACGGGGTTCCTGCTGACGCTCCTGCTGCTGTGGATTTCATGGGGTCGGTGA
- a CDS encoding polyprenyl synthetase family protein: MSQQKSATVQRELQEVWRRGGERSACLGPEHGQLWGALDEAARGGKGLRPDLVIAVHAALGGTRYESVASAAAAVEMLHTAFVVHDDVIDGDDTRRGRPNVSGAFEVQARRTGASAAAAQRQGSAAGILAGDLALVSALRLMARSGASAAQTEQLLELLEEAVHATASGELADVRLSRVGEGQALQLQDALRVAELKTSAYSFQLPMQVGAVLADAPWELLEKLAVIGRLVGIGFQLLDDLLGVFGRQELTGKTVISDLREAKPTALLALARGTSCWTELSALIGDPELGEEQADRARDLLTGCGARRAVQDLADQQLEEALHLAARPAVPAELEAVVAQLIERVRGTAISAMTTHSAEGQFGAAPLREQAS, translated from the coding sequence ATGAGTCAGCAGAAGTCGGCAACCGTGCAGCGTGAGCTGCAGGAAGTGTGGAGGCGCGGTGGGGAGCGCTCCGCATGTCTCGGGCCTGAGCACGGACAGCTGTGGGGCGCGCTCGATGAAGCCGCCCGAGGTGGGAAGGGGTTGCGCCCCGACCTCGTCATCGCCGTCCATGCGGCCCTTGGAGGCACTCGGTACGAGTCTGTCGCCAGTGCTGCTGCGGCGGTCGAGATGCTGCACACCGCGTTCGTGGTCCATGACGATGTGATTGACGGCGACGACACTCGCCGCGGGCGGCCGAACGTCTCCGGAGCCTTCGAGGTGCAGGCCCGGAGGACGGGTGCGAGCGCGGCAGCGGCACAGCGGCAGGGTTCCGCCGCAGGGATCCTGGCCGGTGATCTGGCGCTGGTCTCGGCCCTGCGCCTGATGGCCCGCAGCGGCGCCTCGGCCGCCCAGACCGAGCAGCTGCTCGAGCTGCTGGAGGAGGCGGTCCACGCCACGGCATCCGGCGAGCTGGCGGACGTGCGCCTGAGCCGGGTCGGCGAGGGGCAGGCGCTGCAGCTCCAGGACGCTCTCCGGGTGGCTGAGCTCAAGACCAGCGCCTACTCCTTCCAGCTGCCCATGCAGGTCGGGGCCGTCCTGGCCGATGCTCCGTGGGAGCTGCTCGAGAAGCTGGCTGTGATCGGGCGATTGGTCGGCATCGGGTTCCAGCTGCTGGACGACCTCCTGGGGGTCTTCGGCCGCCAGGAGCTGACCGGCAAGACCGTGATCTCCGACCTGCGCGAGGCAAAGCCCACTGCGCTGCTGGCCCTGGCTCGAGGCACGTCGTGCTGGACGGAGCTCAGCGCGCTGATCGGGGACCCGGAGCTGGGCGAGGAGCAGGCCGATCGAGCCCGTGATCTGCTCACCGGGTGCGGTGCCCGGCGCGCCGTCCAGGATCTGGCCGACCAGCAGCTCGAGGAGGCTCTGCACCTGGCAGCTCGACCTGCCGTCCCGGCAGAGCTGGAAGCCGTGGTGGCCCAGCTGATCGAGCGAGTGAGGGGGACAGCGATCTCAGCCATGACGACGCACAGCGCTGAAGGTCAGTTCGGTGCGGCTCCGCTTCGGGAGCAGGCGTCATGA
- a CDS encoding MarR family winged helix-turn-helix transcriptional regulator, producing MTTAPDTEPRSLPSDADEPGDSPSTTAGTGGSGDGVDWLSAHEETVWRRWLAVSSRIPAALSSQLQSDSGLSLQDYDVLVMLNDSESSSCRITELAGLLDWERSRMSHHLTRMEKRGLIARSAAPDDGRAQLAQLTEAGRQALAAAAPGHLGAVRRSFFDALDAQDIEDLDRITSRIARKLDIRRPDCAPID from the coding sequence ATGACAACGGCACCCGACACCGAACCCCGCAGCCTCCCCTCAGACGCCGACGAGCCCGGGGACTCCCCCTCGACGACAGCTGGCACGGGCGGCTCCGGCGACGGCGTCGACTGGCTGTCCGCACATGAGGAGACCGTCTGGCGCCGCTGGCTCGCCGTGAGCAGCCGCATCCCCGCCGCCCTGTCCTCGCAGCTGCAGTCCGATTCCGGCCTGTCGCTTCAGGACTACGACGTCCTGGTCATGCTCAACGACAGCGAGAGCTCCTCCTGCCGGATCACCGAGCTCGCCGGGCTGCTGGACTGGGAGCGCTCGCGCATGTCCCACCACCTCACCCGGATGGAGAAGCGCGGCCTGATCGCCCGCTCGGCCGCCCCGGACGACGGTCGGGCGCAGCTCGCACAGCTCACCGAAGCCGGTCGCCAGGCCCTGGCCGCAGCCGCCCCGGGCCACCTGGGCGCCGTGCGCAGGTCGTTCTTCGACGCCCTCGATGCACAGGACATCGAGGACCTGGACCGCATCACCTCCCGGATCGCCCGCAAGCTCGACATCCGCCGCCCGGACTGCGCACCGATCGACTGA
- a CDS encoding LLM class flavin-dependent oxidoreductase, with the protein MQFGIFTIGDVTPDPTTGKAPSEAQRIQSMTKYALKAEEVGLDVFATGEHHNPPFVPSSPTTHLAYIAAQTERLRFSTATTLITTNDPVKIAEDYAFLQHLSGGRVDLTMGRGNTGPVYPWFGKDIRQGIPLAIENYHLLRKLWREGVVNWQGKFRTPLNSYTSTPWPLDDTPPFVWHGSIRSPEIAEQAAYYGDGFFHNHIFWNIEHTASMVNLYRQRFEHYGHGAADQAIVGLGGQIFAAETEAEAKRVFRPYFDDAPVYGHGPSLEDFSRMTPLTVGTPDQIVERYLGYADQVGDYQRQMFLLDHAGLPEEVVLEQIEILGREIAPRLREGFEARRPAHVPSDPPTHETLRAQGPDSKHRQVINAQPQDEQKEDEQR; encoded by the coding sequence ATGCAGTTCGGCATCTTCACCATCGGCGACGTCACCCCGGACCCCACCACCGGCAAGGCGCCCTCCGAAGCTCAGCGCATCCAGTCGATGACCAAGTACGCCCTGAAGGCGGAGGAGGTCGGTCTGGACGTCTTCGCGACCGGCGAGCACCACAACCCGCCGTTCGTGCCGTCCTCGCCCACCACGCACCTGGCCTACATCGCCGCCCAGACCGAGCGGCTGCGCTTCTCCACGGCCACCACGCTGATCACCACGAACGACCCCGTGAAGATCGCTGAGGACTACGCCTTCCTCCAGCACCTCTCCGGCGGTCGTGTGGATCTCACCATGGGCCGTGGCAACACCGGTCCGGTCTACCCCTGGTTCGGCAAGGACATCCGCCAGGGCATCCCGCTGGCCATCGAGAACTACCACCTGCTGCGCAAGCTGTGGCGCGAGGGGGTCGTGAACTGGCAGGGCAAGTTCCGCACCCCGCTCAACAGCTACACCTCCACCCCGTGGCCGCTGGATGACACCCCGCCCTTCGTGTGGCACGGCTCGATCCGCTCCCCGGAGATCGCGGAGCAGGCCGCCTATTACGGCGACGGCTTCTTCCACAACCACATCTTCTGGAACATCGAGCACACCGCCTCGATGGTGAACCTCTACCGCCAGCGCTTCGAGCACTACGGCCACGGCGCCGCCGACCAGGCAATCGTGGGCCTGGGCGGCCAGATCTTCGCCGCTGAGACAGAGGCCGAGGCCAAGCGGGTCTTCCGCCCGTACTTCGACGACGCGCCGGTCTACGGCCACGGCCCGTCGCTCGAGGACTTCTCGCGGATGACCCCGCTGACGGTCGGCACCCCGGATCAGATCGTGGAGCGCTACCTGGGCTACGCGGATCAGGTGGGCGACTACCAGCGCCAGATGTTCCTGCTGGATCACGCCGGCCTGCCCGAGGAGGTGGTCCTGGAGCAGATCGAGATCCTCGGCCGGGAGATCGCCCCGCGCCTGCGCGAGGGCTTCGAGGCACGTCGCCCGGCGCACGTGCCCTCAGACCCGCCCACCCACGAGACCCTGCGCGCCCAGGGTCCGGACTCCAAGCACCGCCAGGTCATCAACGCGCAGCCGCAAGACGAGCAGAAGGAGGATGAGCAGCGATGA
- the crtI gene encoding phytoene desaturase family protein, giving the protein MSRERRAVVVGGGISGLATAALLARRGWSVDLLEARGALGGRAGTWEADGFRFDTGPSWYLMPEVFERFFELMGTSVDEQLDLQQLDPGYRVFFEGHDEPLDIAADVRTNIERFEEIEPGAGRVLERYLDSARSTYELALARFLYTSFDSLRPFMDRRVLGSAHRLGPLLLQSLERFTARRFRDPRLRQVLGYPAVFLGSSPDRTPALYHLMSAMDLTGGVLYPQGGFGELMAVLERLARAAGARLHTGAEVTEIRTGAGGRRGTRAQATGVRFRDADGLERVLEADFVVSTADLHRTETTMLPRHLQTYPESWWARRTSGPGAVLVMLGVDGPLERMPHHSLFFTRDWRRNFAAIADGRVPEPASVYVCRPSATDPSAAPAGQENLFVLVPMPAEPQLGRGGINGGGDPRIEAIADAAIDQVARWSGHEDLAQRIVVRRTVGPADFSEDLGAWRGSMLGPAHTLGQSAMFRAGNRSRKVDGLYYAGSSTIPGIGLPMCLISAEIAADRIARELP; this is encoded by the coding sequence ATGAGCCGGGAACGTCGGGCTGTGGTCGTCGGCGGGGGCATCTCGGGGCTGGCCACGGCCGCGCTGCTGGCCCGGCGCGGCTGGTCCGTGGACCTGCTGGAAGCGCGGGGGGCCCTCGGCGGCCGTGCCGGGACGTGGGAGGCTGACGGCTTCCGCTTCGACACCGGTCCCTCGTGGTACCTGATGCCGGAGGTCTTCGAGCGGTTCTTCGAGCTGATGGGCACGAGCGTCGACGAGCAGCTGGATCTGCAGCAGCTCGATCCGGGGTACCGGGTGTTCTTCGAGGGCCACGACGAGCCGCTGGACATCGCGGCCGATGTCCGGACCAACATCGAGCGGTTCGAGGAGATCGAGCCCGGTGCCGGCCGGGTCCTGGAGCGCTATCTGGACTCCGCTCGCTCCACCTACGAGCTGGCGCTGGCCCGCTTCCTCTACACATCCTTCGATTCGCTGCGGCCCTTCATGGATCGCCGCGTCCTGGGATCGGCGCATCGGCTCGGCCCGCTGCTGCTGCAGTCACTCGAGCGCTTCACGGCGCGACGATTCCGGGACCCGCGGTTGCGTCAGGTCCTGGGCTATCCCGCCGTCTTCCTGGGGTCCTCGCCGGACAGGACGCCTGCGCTGTACCACCTGATGAGCGCCATGGACCTCACGGGCGGGGTGCTCTACCCGCAGGGCGGTTTCGGCGAGCTCATGGCCGTCCTGGAGCGACTGGCCCGGGCTGCTGGAGCCCGGCTGCACACCGGGGCGGAGGTCACGGAGATCCGCACGGGTGCAGGAGGCCGTCGCGGGACACGTGCGCAGGCGACGGGGGTGCGCTTCCGCGATGCCGACGGCCTCGAGCGAGTTCTGGAGGCGGACTTCGTTGTGTCCACGGCGGATCTGCATCGCACGGAGACCACGATGCTGCCCCGGCACCTGCAGACCTACCCCGAATCCTGGTGGGCCCGGCGCACCAGCGGTCCGGGCGCGGTGCTCGTGATGCTGGGTGTGGACGGTCCGCTGGAGCGCATGCCGCATCACAGCCTGTTCTTCACCCGGGACTGGCGGCGCAACTTCGCCGCCATCGCGGACGGTCGAGTGCCGGAGCCTGCGTCGGTCTACGTGTGCCGGCCCTCGGCCACTGACCCGTCGGCTGCGCCGGCGGGTCAGGAGAACCTGTTCGTGCTCGTGCCCATGCCTGCCGAGCCGCAGCTGGGACGTGGGGGGATCAACGGCGGCGGTGATCCGCGGATCGAGGCCATCGCCGATGCCGCGATCGACCAGGTGGCTCGCTGGTCCGGCCACGAGGACCTGGCCCAGCGCATCGTGGTGCGCCGCACCGTGGGCCCTGCGGACTTCTCCGAGGACCTGGGGGCTTGGCGAGGCAGCATGCTCGGCCCGGCGCACACCCTCGGCCAGAGCGCCATGTTCCGCGCCGGCAACCGCTCCCGGAAGGTGGACGGGCTCTACTACGCCGGGTCGAGCACGATCCCGGGGATCGGGCTGCCCATGTGCCTGATCAGCGCCGAGATCGCCGCCGACCGGATCGCCCGGGAGCTGCCATGA
- a CDS encoding FMN reductase, translating into MTRQLVVVSAGLSSPSSTRLLADRIAQAVESRVGARGEALEVHHVELRDLALPLAQAMTTGGLPDPQLDEVKRLVAQADGLVAVTPIFRASYSGLFKMFFDVLDDEALIDLPVLIAATAGTPRHSLVLDHALRPLFSYSRAVVLPTGVFAATDDFGSGDTGGLESRIARAASEMATALVAESAGVEGFLPTEPARAPRRSGVDLGPVTDFASLLKGHDGS; encoded by the coding sequence ATGACCCGTCAGCTCGTCGTCGTCTCGGCGGGGCTGTCCTCGCCGTCGTCCACCCGCCTGCTGGCGGACCGGATCGCCCAGGCCGTCGAGTCCCGGGTCGGCGCCCGGGGCGAGGCCCTGGAGGTCCACCACGTGGAGCTGCGGGACCTGGCCCTGCCGCTGGCGCAGGCCATGACCACGGGCGGGCTGCCCGATCCGCAGCTCGACGAGGTCAAGCGCCTGGTCGCCCAGGCCGACGGGCTGGTGGCGGTCACGCCGATCTTCCGGGCCTCCTACTCGGGGCTGTTCAAGATGTTCTTCGACGTCCTCGACGACGAAGCGCTGATCGACCTCCCGGTGCTCATCGCCGCGACGGCCGGCACCCCGCGCCACAGCCTGGTCCTGGACCACGCGCTGCGCCCGCTGTTCTCCTACTCGCGGGCGGTCGTGCTGCCCACGGGCGTGTTCGCCGCGACCGATGACTTCGGCTCCGGGGACACCGGAGGCCTGGAGTCGCGGATCGCTCGAGCCGCCTCCGAGATGGCGACGGCACTGGTGGCCGAGTCCGCTGGGGTGGAGGGCTTCCTGCCCACCGAGCCCGCGCGGGCGCCACGTCGCAGCGGCGTGGACCTGGGTCCGGTCACGGACTTCGCGAGCCTTCTCAAGGGCCACGACGGCTCCTGA
- a CDS encoding phytoene/squalene synthase family protein, giving the protein MTAVRPVSRYDRVAAASAAEVIGRYSTSFGWAVRLLAEPTRSEIRSLYALVRVADEIVDDPDPGLSPQLRSELLEELEADTLRALQHGRSANLVVQAFASVARRRGIGPELIRPFFASMRADLGLRTHDDESLDDYVYGSAEVIGLMCLHCFLGADGGAYERLAPGAQRLGAAFQKINFLRDLADDHDLLGRTYFPGLDPEAFTDSRRDELLDDIDADLAVAAEAIAQLPPDSRRAVRAAHGLFAELSRRLRRTPAAQIRCTRIRVPDARKAVIIVRALGGRP; this is encoded by the coding sequence ATGACGGCGGTGAGGCCGGTGTCGCGCTACGACCGGGTGGCCGCGGCGAGTGCCGCCGAGGTGATCGGCCGCTATTCGACGTCCTTCGGGTGGGCCGTGCGACTGCTCGCCGAGCCGACTCGCTCGGAGATCCGCAGCCTCTACGCACTGGTGCGCGTGGCCGATGAGATCGTCGATGACCCGGATCCGGGCCTGAGCCCGCAGCTGCGGTCCGAGCTGCTGGAGGAGCTCGAGGCCGACACGCTCCGAGCCCTGCAGCACGGGCGCAGCGCCAATCTGGTGGTCCAGGCCTTCGCCTCCGTGGCACGACGGCGGGGCATCGGTCCGGAGCTGATCCGCCCGTTCTTCGCCTCCATGCGCGCCGATCTGGGACTGCGCACCCACGACGACGAGAGCCTGGACGACTACGTATACGGCTCCGCCGAGGTGATCGGGCTGATGTGCCTGCACTGCTTCCTGGGGGCGGACGGCGGTGCCTACGAGCGGCTGGCTCCCGGGGCGCAGCGGCTGGGCGCTGCCTTCCAGAAGATCAACTTCCTGCGGGATCTGGCCGATGATCACGACCTGCTGGGGCGGACGTACTTCCCCGGCCTGGATCCGGAGGCGTTCACCGACAGCCGGCGCGACGAGCTGCTGGATGACATCGATGCCGACCTGGCGGTGGCCGCCGAGGCGATCGCCCAGCTGCCTCCCGACAGCCGCCGGGCGGTCCGTGCTGCGCACGGGCTGTTCGCCGAGCTCTCGCGGCGCCTGCGCCGCACCCCTGCCGCGCAGATCCGGTGCACCAGGATCCGGGTGCCCGATGCGCGCAAGGCGGTCATCATCGTGCGTGCGCTGGGAGGCCGCCCATGA
- a CDS encoding MarR family winged helix-turn-helix transcriptional regulator gives MTRPPEQGSSSDSYWYDDSAPERELLRAMRRLQRARRLMHHRATAEMELNPTDLKALQLIIAGERADDPLTASALAAELGISTASTAKLLNRLTSTGHLRRVRHPRDGRSVTVIAQPLAHERVRVVMTQPHDRMLEAARRVPEESRQAVLDFLADMTQAFEGTGEPPHHAADRKI, from the coding sequence ATGACCCGGCCCCCAGAGCAGGGGTCGTCGAGCGACTCCTACTGGTACGACGACTCCGCCCCCGAGCGCGAGCTTCTGCGCGCCATGCGGCGCCTCCAGCGCGCCCGTCGCCTCATGCATCACCGGGCCACCGCCGAGATGGAGCTGAACCCCACCGATCTGAAGGCTCTGCAGCTGATCATCGCCGGCGAGCGCGCCGACGACCCCCTCACCGCCTCCGCCCTGGCCGCCGAGCTGGGGATCTCCACCGCCTCCACCGCCAAGCTGCTCAACCGCCTGACCAGCACGGGTCACCTCCGACGCGTGCGCCACCCCCGCGACGGGCGATCTGTGACCGTGATCGCCCAGCCGCTGGCCCACGAACGAGTCCGGGTTGTGATGACGCAGCCCCATGACCGGATGCTCGAGGCGGCCCGACGGGTCCCCGAGGAGTCCAGGCAGGCGGTGCTCGATTTCCTGGCGGACATGACTCAGGCCTTCGAAGGGACCGGAGAGCCGCCGCACCATGCCGCGGACCGCAAGATCTGA
- a CDS encoding lycopene cyclase domain-containing protein, with protein MTYAALAALFVAATAVVAVLVSWRRRLGPAWWVTTALTILGLLLLTVVFDSLMIAVDLFRYDEAQLHGWFVGLAPIEDLAWPIAAGLLLPSLWELLARPADDGERERSGR; from the coding sequence ATGACCTATGCCGCCCTCGCCGCGCTGTTCGTGGCCGCGACGGCCGTCGTGGCCGTCCTGGTCTCCTGGCGACGCAGGCTCGGGCCTGCCTGGTGGGTGACGACGGCCCTGACGATCCTCGGCCTGCTGCTGCTGACCGTCGTGTTCGACAGCCTCATGATCGCGGTGGACCTCTTCCGCTACGACGAGGCGCAGCTGCACGGCTGGTTCGTGGGCCTGGCCCCGATCGAGGACCTGGCCTGGCCGATTGCGGCCGGTCTGCTGCTGCCGTCCCTGTGGGAGCTTCTCGCCCGGCCGGCGGATGACGGCGAACGGGAGAGGAGCGGCCGATGA
- a CDS encoding lycopene cyclase domain-containing protein, producing MTGLIYLGALLASTGCMALLDRRFHLVLWRAPRAGALTVIAGIAVFLLWDLAAIASGHYGKGQGPMTGLMLAPELPLEEIVFITFLCYLTLVLRGLIALAIDRSRALPKEGAR from the coding sequence ATGACGGGTCTGATCTACCTGGGCGCCCTGCTGGCCTCGACCGGCTGCATGGCACTGCTCGACCGCCGCTTCCATCTGGTGCTGTGGCGGGCGCCGCGAGCCGGCGCGCTCACCGTCATCGCAGGGATCGCTGTCTTCCTGCTGTGGGATCTCGCGGCCATCGCCTCGGGGCACTACGGCAAGGGCCAGGGGCCGATGACCGGGCTCATGCTGGCGCCCGAGCTGCCCCTGGAGGAGATCGTCTTCATCACCTTCCTCTGCTACCTCACGCTCGTGCTGCGGGGACTGATCGCGCTGGCCATCGATCGCTCCCGGGCCTTGCCGAAGGAGGGTGCGCGATGA
- the dnaB gene encoding replicative DNA helicase, whose protein sequence is MSEEIRTPPYDNVAEQSVLGGMMLSKDAIADVVEVLRGNDFYKPAHESIYEAIMSLYGKGEPADAITVADELTKRGELERTGGPAYLHSLISSVPTAANAGFYAEIVQERAVLRRLVTAGTKIVQLGYSQDGEVEVLVNEAQSEIMTVAERRNSEDYVVLKDVVESTVQEIEDAGGRSGMQGVPTGFVEFDELTHGLQGGQMIVIAARPAMGKALALDTPIPTPTGWTTMGEISVGDLVLAVDGTPTRVSAATDVMLDRPCYRVSFDDGSEIIADEEHQWLTHTRTAVLVGAGAADAGSASVVTTGQIAASSQRHLVRIPDDARLPLCHDGGIEPGTERAIVAVESVGSVPVRCLQVDHPEHLFLAGRTFIPTHNSTFAIDIARSAAIKHNMTTAIFSLEMARNEIALKILSAEATLNLQDLRKGTLQDEQWGKIASTMGKLDSAPLFIDDSPNMSLMEIRAKCRRLKQKHDLKLVVLDYLQLMSSGKKVESRQQEVSEFSRALKLLAKELDVPVIALSQLNRGSEQRTDKRPMVSDLRESGSIEQDADMVILLHRDDVYDKESPRAGEADVIVAKHRNGPTKTIVVAFQGHYSRFANMANEGF, encoded by the coding sequence GTGTCCGAAGAGATCCGCACTCCCCCCTACGACAACGTCGCCGAGCAGTCCGTGCTCGGCGGCATGATGCTGTCCAAGGACGCCATCGCGGACGTCGTGGAGGTGCTGCGCGGCAACGACTTCTACAAGCCGGCGCACGAGTCCATCTACGAGGCCATCATGAGCCTCTACGGCAAGGGCGAACCCGCCGACGCCATCACCGTGGCCGACGAGCTGACCAAGCGCGGCGAGCTCGAGAGGACGGGCGGGCCGGCCTACCTGCACTCGCTGATCTCGTCGGTTCCCACCGCGGCCAATGCCGGGTTCTACGCCGAGATCGTCCAGGAGCGCGCCGTGCTGCGCCGCCTGGTCACCGCCGGCACCAAGATCGTCCAGCTCGGCTACTCGCAGGACGGCGAGGTCGAGGTCCTGGTCAACGAGGCCCAGTCCGAGATCATGACGGTCGCCGAGCGGCGCAATTCCGAGGACTACGTGGTCCTCAAGGACGTTGTGGAGTCCACCGTCCAGGAGATCGAGGACGCTGGCGGCCGCTCCGGCATGCAGGGCGTGCCCACCGGATTCGTCGAGTTCGACGAGCTGACCCACGGTCTGCAGGGCGGGCAGATGATCGTGATCGCGGCCAGGCCGGCCATGGGCAAGGCGCTCGCGCTGGACACCCCCATCCCCACGCCCACCGGGTGGACGACCATGGGGGAGATCTCCGTCGGCGACCTCGTCCTGGCCGTCGACGGCACTCCCACGCGGGTGAGCGCCGCGACCGACGTGATGCTCGACCGGCCCTGCTACCGGGTCAGCTTCGACGACGGCAGCGAGATCATCGCCGATGAGGAGCACCAGTGGCTGACGCATACGCGGACTGCCGTGCTTGTCGGAGCCGGTGCGGCTGATGCGGGCTCGGCCAGCGTGGTGACCACGGGGCAGATCGCGGCCTCTTCGCAGCGCCACCTCGTGCGCATTCCGGATGACGCCCGACTCCCGCTGTGCCATGACGGCGGCATTGAGCCGGGAACCGAGCGGGCGATCGTCGCCGTGGAGTCGGTGGGCTCGGTCCCGGTCCGGTGCCTGCAGGTCGATCATCCGGAGCACTTGTTCCTGGCGGGACGGACGTTCATCCCCACGCACAACTCCACGTTCGCCATCGACATCGCTCGCTCTGCTGCTATCAAGCACAACATGACCACCGCGATCTTCTCGCTCGAGATGGCGCGCAACGAGATCGCCCTGAAGATCCTCTCGGCCGAAGCCACCCTCAACCTGCAGGACCTGCGCAAGGGCACGTTGCAGGACGAGCAGTGGGGCAAGATCGCCTCCACCATGGGCAAGCTGGACTCGGCGCCGCTGTTCATCGACGACTCCCCGAACATGTCGCTGATGGAGATCCGCGCCAAGTGCCGCCGCCTGAAGCAGAAGCACGATCTGAAGCTCGTGGTGCTGGACTACCTGCAGCTGATGAGCTCGGGCAAGAAAGTCGAGTCGCGCCAGCAGGAGGTCTCGGAGTTCTCGCGTGCGCTGAAGCTGCTGGCCAAGGAGCTCGACGTCCCCGTGATCGCGCTGTCGCAGCTGAACCGTGGTTCCGAGCAGCGCACGGACAAGCGGCCGATGGTCTCGGACCTTCGCGAATCGGGCTCGATCGAGCAGGATGCCGACATGGTGATCCTTCTGCACCGAGATGACGTCTACGACAAGGAGTCGCCGCGCGCAGGCGAGGCGGACGTGATCGTGGCCAAGCACCGTAACGGCCCCACCAAGACCATCGTGGTGGCGTTCCAGGGCCATTACTCCCGCTTCGCGAACATGGCGAACGAGGGGTTCTGA
- the rplI gene encoding 50S ribosomal protein L9: MAKIILTHEVSNLGSAGDVVEVKDGYARNYLFPRGFATQWSKGAERQIESIKAARAARELASLEDAQALAASLTSATVTVPAKAGAEGRLFGSIKAEQVADAVKAAGLGEIDKRKVEIREQVRTVGTYQATVRLHEDVNANIEFEVVPA; encoded by the coding sequence ATGGCAAAGATCATCCTGACGCACGAGGTCTCCAACCTCGGTTCCGCCGGTGACGTGGTCGAGGTCAAGGACGGGTACGCCCGCAACTACCTCTTCCCCCGCGGCTTCGCGACCCAGTGGTCCAAGGGCGCCGAGCGCCAGATCGAGTCCATCAAGGCCGCTCGTGCGGCCCGTGAGCTCGCCTCGCTCGAGGACGCGCAGGCCCTGGCGGCCTCGCTGACCTCGGCCACCGTCACGGTCCCGGCCAAGGCCGGCGCCGAGGGCCGTCTGTTCGGCTCGATCAAGGCCGAGCAGGTCGCCGACGCCGTCAAGGCCGCCGGCCTGGGCGAGATCGACAAGCGCAAGGTCGAGATCCGCGAGCAGGTCCGCACCGTCGGCACCTACCAGGCCACCGTGCGCCTGCACGAGGACGTCAACGCGAACATCGAGTTCGAGGTCGTCCCCGCCTGA